A portion of the Salarias fasciatus chromosome 15, fSalaFa1.1, whole genome shotgun sequence genome contains these proteins:
- the txlnba gene encoding gamma-taxilin isoform X1, protein MEKAAKVLAPPQMDKVSPSLSSEANEGEAATGAGSTSPSNAFDTLEAFGRRLDEIIRTHGSAAGLMDKQGATEAEMEKMKEEPKADVKVSAGKDISVIMQSLNKLSSPEEKLEGLVKKYTELASSQRSEEQKMSVLQQRMAVLLEERQQLHAERRSSIAARCKLETLCKELQSHYSMLREETLQRCKEEEEKRSEITSHFQSMLKEIQAQIEQHSARNDKLCRENANLTDKLESLMSQCESREESLEKINKHRDLQHKLTEAKLQQANALLAEAEEKHKREKEYLLREAIDKTKKCFAMKEQELAMKKKLTLYAQKFDEFQDTLAKSNEIYIRFKKDMDNMSEKMKKVEKESNVWKTRFENCNKALTDMIEERTEKGKEYELFVLKIQKLEKLCRALQEERKGLYGKIKEVRLSNSAIPSKILSASNLDENLDFSSNDKSALLTPKEIQAMQDEDEVLTEDMSRLRTEQTKLQEFADSLLASPFDNEDEEEEIDLVEDVVASAFVQFTSKPQVKKDLDPVPEHPAEPDSLQAVQEAQKETESSPELPTDMSHQVQKPEENQTVAEVREVQEVQPVEERQSTASAPTPEPERRTEQNQSTEPLPPPAAEQVNPPTNPQAAKEIVEETGEVKPVEDEKPQQQPAKETPEAPVLAPPTRQQPAKETPEAPVSVPLTPNTPKAAAASSSNHDASKKQAPKKKKKRGGKSAS, encoded by the exons ATGGAGAAAGCGGCAAAGGTGTTGGCGCCTCCGCAGATGGACAAAGTGTCGCCTTCCCTGAGCTCGGAGGCTAACGAGGGTGAGGCGGCAACCGGCGCCGGCTCCACCTCCCCTTCTAACGCCTTCGACACCCTGGAGGCGTTCGGCCGACGGCTGGACGAAATAATCCGCACCCACGGCTCTGCGGCCGGCCTAATGGACAAACAA GGCGCCACGGAGGCAGAGATGGAGAAGATGAAGGAGGAGCCAAAAGCTGATGTGAAAGTCTCGGCGGGTAAAg ACATCTCTGTCATCATGCAAAGTCTGAACAAACTCTCCTCCCCAGAGGAGAAGCTGGAAGGCCTGGTCAAGAAGTACACGGAACTG GCGTCCTCGCAGCGCTCGGAGGAGCAGAAGATGAgcgtcctgcagcagaggatggccgtcctgctggaggagcggcaGCAGCTGCACGCCGAGCGGCGCAGCAGCATCGCGGCGCGCTGCAAACTGGAGACGCTGTGCAAGGAGCTGCAGTCGCACTACAGCATGCTGAGG GAGGAAACCCTGCAGCGCtgcaaggaggaggaggagaagaggtcGGAGATCACCTCGCACTTTCAGAGCATGCTGAAGGAGATCCAGGCTCAAATCGAGCAGCACAGCGCCCGCAACGACAAGCTGTGCCGCGAAAACGCCAACCTGACCGACAAGCTGGAGAGCCTCATGTCCCAgtgtgagagcagagaggag AGTTTGGAAAAGATCAACAAGCACCGCGACCTGCAGCACAAACTGACGGAAGCCAAGCTGCAGCAGGCCAACGCTCTGCTGGCCGAGGCCGAGGAGAAGCACAAGCGAGAGAAGGAATAT TTGCTTAGGGAGGCTAttgacaaaacaaagaaatgcttCGCTATGAAGGAGCAGGAGCTGGCCATGAAGAAGAAG TTGACCCTCTACGCTCAGAAGTTCGACGAGTTCCAGGACACGCTCGCCAAAAGCAACGAAATCTACATCCGCTTCAAGAAGGACATGGACAAC ATGtcagagaagatgaagaaagTGGAGAAGGAGTCCAACGTGTGGAAGACGAGATTTGAGAACTGCAACAAAGCTCTGACTGATATGATTGAAGAG AGAACCGAGAAAGGCAAAGAGTACGAACTGTTTGTGCTGAAGATTCAGAAGTTGGAGAAGCTGTGTCGGGCCttacaggaggagaggaaaggccTCTACGGCAAGATCAAGGAAGTCCGCTTGTCCAACTCCGCCATACCCTCCAAGATCCTCTCTGCTTCCAACCTCGATGAGAACCTCGACTTCAGCTCCAACGACAAATCTGCCCTCTTGACTCCCAAAGAGATCCAGGCGATGCAGGACGAGGACGAAGTGCTGACGGAGGACATGAGCCGTCTGAGGACGGAGCAGACCAAGCTGCAGGAGTTCGCCGACTCCCTCCTGGCTTCACCTTTCGACAACGAGGACGAAGAGGAAGAGATTGACCTCGTAGAAGACGTGGTTGCCTCTGCGTTTGTGCAGTTCACGAGCAAGCCTCAAGTCAAGAAGGATCTGGATCCAGTCCCTGAGCACCCAGCAGAACCTGACAGCCTGCAGGCAGTCCAGGAGGCTCAGAAGGAAACCGAGTCTTCACCGGAACTTCCAACTGACATGAGCCACCAAGTCcaaaaaccagaagaaaaccagacagtCGCCGAAGTCAGAGAGGTGCAGGAAGTCCAGCCTGTCGAGGAGCGCCAGTCGACTGCTTCAGCACCAACACCGGAACCCGAGAGGCGTACCGAGCAGAACCAGTCCACCGAACCGttacctccaccagcagctgagCAGGTTAACCCACCCACAAACCCCCAGGCAGCCAAGGAGATCGTGGAGGAGACCGGGGAGGTGAAACCGGTGGAGGACGAGAaacctcagcagcagccggccAAAGAAACGCCAGAAGCTCCAGTTTTGGCTCCACCCACTCGGCAGCAGCCGGCCAAAGAAACGCCAGAAGCTCCGGTTTCGGTTCCACTCACTCCAAACACACCCAAAGCAgcagccgcctcctcctccaatcACGACGCCTCTAAGAAACAGGCtcccaagaagaagaagaagaggggcgGAAAGAGCGCCAGCTAA
- the txlnba gene encoding beta-taxilin isoform X2: MEKAAKVLAPPQMDKVSPSLSSEANEGEAATGAGSTSPSNAFDTLEAFGRRLDEIIRTHGSAAGLMDKQGATEAEMEKMKEEPKADVKVSAGKDISVIMQSLNKLSSPEEKLEGLVKKYTELASSQRSEEQKMSVLQQRMAVLLEERQQLHAERRSSIAARCKLETLCKELQSHYSMLREETLQRCKEEEEKRSEITSHFQSMLKEIQAQIEQHSARNDKLCRENANLTDKLESLMSQCESREESLEKINKHRDLQHKLTEAKLQQANALLAEAEEKHKREKEYLLVQAAEWKLQAQTLREQGTVMQAQLTLYAQKFDEFQDTLAKSNEIYIRFKKDMDNMSEKMKKVEKESNVWKTRFENCNKALTDMIEERTEKGKEYELFVLKIQKLEKLCRALQEERKGLYGKIKEVRLSNSAIPSKILSASNLDENLDFSSNDKSALLTPKEIQAMQDEDEVLTEDMSRLRTEQTKLQEFADSLLASPFDNEDEEEEIDLVEDVVASAFVQFTSKPQVKKDLDPVPEHPAEPDSLQAVQEAQKETESSPELPTDMSHQVQKPEENQTVAEVREVQEVQPVEERQSTASAPTPEPERRTEQNQSTEPLPPPAAEQVNPPTNPQAAKEIVEETGEVKPVEDEKPQQQPAKETPEAPVLAPPTRQQPAKETPEAPVSVPLTPNTPKAAAASSSNHDASKKQAPKKKKKRGGKSAS; encoded by the exons ATGGAGAAAGCGGCAAAGGTGTTGGCGCCTCCGCAGATGGACAAAGTGTCGCCTTCCCTGAGCTCGGAGGCTAACGAGGGTGAGGCGGCAACCGGCGCCGGCTCCACCTCCCCTTCTAACGCCTTCGACACCCTGGAGGCGTTCGGCCGACGGCTGGACGAAATAATCCGCACCCACGGCTCTGCGGCCGGCCTAATGGACAAACAA GGCGCCACGGAGGCAGAGATGGAGAAGATGAAGGAGGAGCCAAAAGCTGATGTGAAAGTCTCGGCGGGTAAAg ACATCTCTGTCATCATGCAAAGTCTGAACAAACTCTCCTCCCCAGAGGAGAAGCTGGAAGGCCTGGTCAAGAAGTACACGGAACTG GCGTCCTCGCAGCGCTCGGAGGAGCAGAAGATGAgcgtcctgcagcagaggatggccgtcctgctggaggagcggcaGCAGCTGCACGCCGAGCGGCGCAGCAGCATCGCGGCGCGCTGCAAACTGGAGACGCTGTGCAAGGAGCTGCAGTCGCACTACAGCATGCTGAGG GAGGAAACCCTGCAGCGCtgcaaggaggaggaggagaagaggtcGGAGATCACCTCGCACTTTCAGAGCATGCTGAAGGAGATCCAGGCTCAAATCGAGCAGCACAGCGCCCGCAACGACAAGCTGTGCCGCGAAAACGCCAACCTGACCGACAAGCTGGAGAGCCTCATGTCCCAgtgtgagagcagagaggag AGTTTGGAAAAGATCAACAAGCACCGCGACCTGCAGCACAAACTGACGGAAGCCAAGCTGCAGCAGGCCAACGCTCTGCTGGCCGAGGCCGAGGAGAAGCACAAGCGAGAGAAGGAATAT TTACTGGTTCAGGCTGCTGAGTGGAAACTGCAGGCTCAAACACTCAGAGAGCAGGGGACTGTCATGCAGGCACAG TTGACCCTCTACGCTCAGAAGTTCGACGAGTTCCAGGACACGCTCGCCAAAAGCAACGAAATCTACATCCGCTTCAAGAAGGACATGGACAAC ATGtcagagaagatgaagaaagTGGAGAAGGAGTCCAACGTGTGGAAGACGAGATTTGAGAACTGCAACAAAGCTCTGACTGATATGATTGAAGAG AGAACCGAGAAAGGCAAAGAGTACGAACTGTTTGTGCTGAAGATTCAGAAGTTGGAGAAGCTGTGTCGGGCCttacaggaggagaggaaaggccTCTACGGCAAGATCAAGGAAGTCCGCTTGTCCAACTCCGCCATACCCTCCAAGATCCTCTCTGCTTCCAACCTCGATGAGAACCTCGACTTCAGCTCCAACGACAAATCTGCCCTCTTGACTCCCAAAGAGATCCAGGCGATGCAGGACGAGGACGAAGTGCTGACGGAGGACATGAGCCGTCTGAGGACGGAGCAGACCAAGCTGCAGGAGTTCGCCGACTCCCTCCTGGCTTCACCTTTCGACAACGAGGACGAAGAGGAAGAGATTGACCTCGTAGAAGACGTGGTTGCCTCTGCGTTTGTGCAGTTCACGAGCAAGCCTCAAGTCAAGAAGGATCTGGATCCAGTCCCTGAGCACCCAGCAGAACCTGACAGCCTGCAGGCAGTCCAGGAGGCTCAGAAGGAAACCGAGTCTTCACCGGAACTTCCAACTGACATGAGCCACCAAGTCcaaaaaccagaagaaaaccagacagtCGCCGAAGTCAGAGAGGTGCAGGAAGTCCAGCCTGTCGAGGAGCGCCAGTCGACTGCTTCAGCACCAACACCGGAACCCGAGAGGCGTACCGAGCAGAACCAGTCCACCGAACCGttacctccaccagcagctgagCAGGTTAACCCACCCACAAACCCCCAGGCAGCCAAGGAGATCGTGGAGGAGACCGGGGAGGTGAAACCGGTGGAGGACGAGAaacctcagcagcagccggccAAAGAAACGCCAGAAGCTCCAGTTTTGGCTCCACCCACTCGGCAGCAGCCGGCCAAAGAAACGCCAGAAGCTCCGGTTTCGGTTCCACTCACTCCAAACACACCCAAAGCAgcagccgcctcctcctccaatcACGACGCCTCTAAGAAACAGGCtcccaagaagaagaagaagaggggcgGAAAGAGCGCCAGCTAA